One Alnus glutinosa chromosome 3, dhAlnGlut1.1, whole genome shotgun sequence genomic region harbors:
- the LOC133864883 gene encoding disease resistance protein Pik-1-like: MKQIVVLKVSMDGKRSFFCIMAGQEPRTKAMKIAVSVPGVEAASLKGDDKDQIEVKGEGIDTVKLTKLIRKKVGYADIVSVAEEKKEEKKEEKKDGEPEVQVVWPYASGVSNYYPIYHEMNQEYPCNPSCSIM; the protein is encoded by the exons ATGAAG CAAATTGTGGTGCTCAAGGTGTCCATGGACGGGAAGAGGTCTTTTTTCTGTATTATGGCTGGACAGGAGCCCCGCACCAAAGCCATGAAGATTGCAGTTAGCGTTCCag GGGTGGAAGCAGCAAGTTTGAAAGGGGACGACAAGGACCAGATAGAGGTGAAAGGGGAAGGGATTGACACCGTCAAACTTACGAAGTTGATCCGGAAGAAAGTAGGGTATGCAGATATAGTAAGCGTGgcggaagagaagaaagaagagaagaaagaagagaaaaaggatgGGGAGCCGGAAGTGCAAGTGGTGTGGCCGTACGCGAGTGGTGTGTCTAATTACTACCCAATCTATCACGAGATGAACCAGGAGTACCCCTGCAATCCTTCTTGCTCCATCATgtaa